A portion of the Chloroflexia bacterium SDU3-3 genome contains these proteins:
- a CDS encoding response regulator: protein MSPSAEDPDYATFEQWLHDALGQLYDPPAIQNHPLARLLAEPNANAMQRDQQLRRSILQGIERLRPEPGLAAQSPRWRSHQILELRYIAGLSPAEAMQELALSRSTYFREQARALEQLAVLLWQEWQQRQPQPAPAAQESREALARAEVERLSAHATWEDTDLAQLIESLRPIVAPLAQAKGATLAYGPAPQAALAHADRVLMRQAILGTITYALDVRQGGQVSIASFAGPGQVGIRIAAAGSRAEGRPQPHQSLGLDVCKGLMAAMGGSMEWQGDEQRWSAQLTWPEAATRSLLVIDDNEEFIDLFRRYLSGHGWRVIGATDAEAARQQLAEHVPSAIALDIMMPREDGWELLMALRASPRTQAVPVIICSVLNEPQLAGALGAAYLPKPISQMALLRALAQLALPAPSQARS, encoded by the coding sequence ATGTCCCCTTCTGCCGAAGACCCCGACTACGCCACCTTCGAGCAGTGGCTGCACGACGCCCTCGGCCAGCTCTACGACCCACCAGCCATCCAGAACCACCCGCTGGCGCGGCTGCTGGCCGAGCCAAACGCCAACGCCATGCAGCGCGACCAGCAGCTGCGGCGCAGCATCCTGCAGGGCATCGAGCGGCTGCGCCCCGAGCCAGGGCTGGCGGCGCAGTCGCCGCGCTGGCGCAGCCACCAGATCCTTGAGCTGCGCTACATCGCGGGCCTCAGCCCCGCCGAGGCGATGCAGGAGCTGGCGCTCAGCCGCAGCACCTACTTCCGCGAGCAGGCCCGCGCGCTTGAGCAGCTGGCCGTGCTGCTGTGGCAGGAGTGGCAGCAGCGCCAGCCGCAGCCCGCGCCAGCCGCGCAGGAGAGCCGCGAGGCCCTGGCCCGCGCCGAGGTCGAGCGGCTCTCGGCCCACGCCACCTGGGAGGACACCGACCTGGCCCAGCTGATCGAGAGCCTGCGCCCGATCGTGGCCCCGCTGGCCCAGGCCAAGGGCGCGACCCTGGCCTACGGCCCCGCGCCCCAGGCCGCGCTGGCCCACGCCGACCGCGTGCTGATGCGGCAGGCCATCCTGGGCACCATCACCTACGCGCTGGATGTGCGGCAGGGCGGCCAGGTGAGCATCGCCAGCTTCGCGGGGCCGGGGCAGGTGGGCATCCGCATCGCGGCGGCGGGCAGCCGCGCCGAGGGCAGGCCCCAGCCGCACCAGAGCCTGGGCCTGGATGTCTGCAAGGGCCTAATGGCGGCCATGGGCGGCAGCATGGAGTGGCAGGGCGACGAGCAGCGCTGGTCGGCCCAGCTGACATGGCCCGAGGCCGCCACCCGCAGCCTGCTGGTAATCGACGACAACGAGGAGTTTATCGACCTGTTTCGCCGCTACCTCTCGGGCCACGGCTGGCGCGTGATCGGCGCGACCGACGCCGAGGCGGCGCGGCAGCAGCTGGCCGAGCATGTGCCCTCGGCGATCGCGCTGGATATCATGATGCCGCGCGAGGATGGCTGGGAGCTGCTGATGGCGCTGCGCGCCAGCCCGCGCACCCAGGCGGTGCCGGTGATCATCTGCTCGGTGCTGAACGAGCCGCAGCTGGCCGGGGCGCTGGGCGCTGCGTACCTGCCCAAGCCTATCTCGCAGATGGCGCTGCTGCGCGCGCTGGCGCAGCTGGCTCTTCCTGCCCCCAGCCAAGCGAGATCGTAG
- a CDS encoding PRC-barrel domain containing protein codes for MLRSINDLQGNALHATDGDIGTVEEFFFDDQSWTVRYLVTDTGGWLTDRQVLLSPAVVRGVDWETKGVQVGITREQVKNSPDISTHMPISRQAEAELSNHYGYQPYWDGVALWGTGLYPYAPTGLAMPPIPPAPAAHELAREADQLARPEGDPHLRSTREVRGYHIHASDGEIGHVSDFLIDEETWQIRYLVLDTRNWWPGKHVLIAPKWIDSIDWESATVSVKVAKDTIQHAPEYDPAALTREYEAALHRHYDRPAYWEDRRQ; via the coding sequence ATGCTGCGAAGTATCAACGATCTACAGGGCAACGCCCTCCACGCCACCGATGGCGATATCGGCACTGTCGAAGAGTTCTTCTTCGATGATCAGAGCTGGACCGTGCGCTACCTTGTCACCGACACCGGCGGGTGGCTGACCGACCGCCAGGTGCTGCTCTCGCCCGCCGTGGTGCGCGGCGTCGACTGGGAGACCAAGGGCGTGCAGGTGGGCATCACCCGCGAGCAGGTGAAAAACAGCCCCGACATCTCCACACACATGCCGATCTCGCGCCAGGCGGAGGCCGAGCTTTCCAACCACTATGGCTACCAGCCCTACTGGGATGGCGTGGCGCTGTGGGGCACAGGGCTGTACCCCTACGCGCCCACCGGCCTGGCCATGCCGCCCATCCCGCCCGCCCCGGCAGCGCACGAGCTGGCCCGCGAAGCCGACCAGCTGGCCCGGCCCGAGGGCGACCCACACCTGCGCAGCACCCGCGAGGTGCGCGGCTACCACATCCACGCCAGCGATGGCGAGATCGGCCACGTGTCCGACTTCCTGATCGACGAGGAGACATGGCAGATCCGCTACCTGGTGCTCGATACGCGCAACTGGTGGCCCGGCAAGCACGTGCTGATCGCGCCAAAGTGGATCGATAGCATCGACTGGGAGAGCGCGACGGTATCGGTGAAGGTTGCCAAAGACACCATCCAGCACGCGCCCGAGTACGACCCGGCGGCGCTGACCCGCGAGTACGAGGCGGCGCTGCACCGCCACTACGATCGACCGGCCTACTGGGAGGATCGCAGGCAGTAG
- a CDS encoding sugar ABC transporter permease encodes MATISVPRAARPTLWARIVRFFSDQRKWAPYLFIAPFFITFALFTLYPLLRAVLMAFQESLGYGDEWEWVGLANFAEAFTNDGRLQSAFRNALLYALGSIVTQLPVAFGLALLLTSRFIKSRGLLRTLFYVPVALPGLTMGAIGAWFFNKDRGFANALLMQFGADRIDWLGFPQFVLPMMLTLAFWSYVGSHVVYFIAGITGVDPSIEEAAIVDGANLWQRIWHVLLPLLRPVIAYMTITMTAGSLMIYEVTLMLYNNGDGGGPGGRGWFLVPYITWLSFNQLRLGYATAIGWMVFAVSVGLTVLQLKLYRFGEVD; translated from the coding sequence ATGGCAACCATCTCGGTCCCGCGGGCGGCGCGCCCTACGCTGTGGGCGCGCATCGTGCGGTTTTTTAGCGACCAGCGCAAGTGGGCACCCTACCTCTTCATCGCACCGTTCTTCATCACCTTCGCGCTCTTCACGCTCTACCCGCTGCTGCGGGCGGTGCTGATGGCCTTTCAGGAGTCGCTGGGCTATGGCGACGAGTGGGAGTGGGTCGGCCTCGCCAACTTCGCCGAGGCCTTTACCAACGACGGGCGGCTGCAGAGCGCCTTCCGCAACGCGCTGCTCTACGCACTGGGCAGCATCGTCACGCAGCTGCCGGTGGCCTTTGGGCTGGCGCTGCTGCTCACCTCGCGCTTTATCAAGTCGCGCGGCCTGCTGCGCACCCTGTTCTATGTGCCGGTGGCACTGCCCGGCCTGACGATGGGCGCGATCGGCGCGTGGTTCTTCAACAAAGATCGCGGCTTTGCCAACGCGCTGCTGATGCAGTTCGGCGCAGATCGGATCGACTGGCTGGGCTTCCCGCAGTTTGTGCTGCCCATGATGCTGACGCTGGCGTTCTGGAGCTATGTGGGCAGCCACGTGGTCTACTTCATCGCCGGGATCACCGGCGTCGACCCCTCGATCGAGGAGGCGGCGATTGTAGATGGCGCGAATCTCTGGCAGCGGATCTGGCATGTGCTGCTGCCGCTGCTGCGCCCGGTGATCGCGTACATGACGATCACTATGACCGCAGGCTCGCTGATGATTTACGAGGTCACGCTGATGCTGTACAACAACGGCGATGGCGGCGGCCCCGGCGGGCGCGGCTGGTTCCTGGTGCCGTATATCACCTGGCTCTCGTTCAACCAGCTGCGGCTGGGCTACGCCACCGCCATCGGCTGGATGGTGTTTGCGGTGTCGGTCGGGCTTACGGTGCTTCAGCTCAAGCTGTATCGATTTGGCGAGGTGGACTGA
- a CDS encoding sugar phosphorylase: protein MSHHRESIQSKLAVLYGHERAAELVGPLVARLDAFAAAHPPRPPLAPAERLTEDDVILITYGDQVCAEGEPPLHTLGHAIDDLFGGVVSGVHILPFYPYTSDDGFSVVDYTAVDPMLGSWEDLAPLRGRYRLMYDAVLNHISASSAWFKSFLLGEPEAEARFITLDPATDVSQVTRPRTHPLLTRFETADGDRWVWTTFSEDQIDINFANPEVLLAILDVVLFYVAQGADLLRLDAVGYIWKELGTRCIHLPQAHAIVQLLRSALDVAAPHVLLVTETNVPHADNISYFGDGTNEAQMVYQFPLAPLVLNAFQAGAATHLTRWASGLAAPTAQTTFFNFLASHDGIGVVPASGILSNDEVDALVLQALEHGGRVSYKTNPDGTQSPYELNITLFDMLSNPASADPYAIDRMVCANAIMLALQGVPGVYVHSLVGSHNNLLGLASTGRARTINREKWSYEALRQQLAEPGGRAATVLARMSRLIQARRHMRAFHPNSPQKVLAGDPAVFSLLRGGDDAAPLVLCLHNVSALPHELSLTAARLGFDDGASLVDMLGGAHYRPSGDGLLRITLAPYQVLWLGAE, encoded by the coding sequence ATGAGCCACCACCGAGAATCCATCCAGTCGAAGCTTGCTGTGCTGTACGGCCACGAGCGCGCCGCCGAGCTGGTCGGCCCGCTTGTGGCGCGGCTCGATGCCTTCGCCGCCGCCCACCCGCCGCGCCCGCCACTGGCCCCCGCCGAGCGCCTGACCGAGGATGATGTCATCCTGATCACCTACGGCGACCAGGTGTGCGCCGAGGGCGAGCCGCCGCTGCACACCCTGGGCCACGCCATCGACGATCTGTTCGGCGGCGTGGTTAGCGGCGTGCACATCCTGCCGTTCTACCCCTACACATCCGACGATGGGTTTTCGGTGGTGGACTACACCGCCGTGGACCCCATGCTTGGCAGCTGGGAGGATCTGGCCCCCCTGCGCGGGCGCTACCGCCTGATGTACGATGCGGTGCTCAACCACATCTCCGCGTCGAGCGCCTGGTTCAAATCGTTCCTGCTGGGCGAGCCGGAGGCCGAGGCCCGCTTTATCACGCTCGACCCCGCCACCGATGTCTCGCAGGTGACGCGCCCGCGCACCCACCCGCTGCTCACCCGCTTCGAGACCGCCGACGGCGACCGCTGGGTCTGGACCACGTTTAGCGAAGATCAGATCGACATCAACTTTGCCAACCCCGAGGTGCTGCTGGCCATCCTGGATGTGGTGCTGTTCTACGTGGCGCAGGGGGCTGATCTGCTGCGCCTGGATGCCGTGGGCTACATCTGGAAGGAGCTTGGCACCCGCTGCATCCACCTGCCCCAGGCCCACGCTATCGTGCAGCTGCTGCGCAGCGCGCTGGATGTGGCCGCGCCCCACGTGCTGCTGGTGACGGAGACCAATGTGCCCCACGCCGACAACATCAGCTACTTTGGCGATGGCACCAACGAGGCCCAGATGGTCTACCAGTTCCCGCTCGCGCCGCTGGTGCTCAATGCCTTTCAGGCTGGCGCGGCCACCCACCTGACCCGCTGGGCCAGCGGGCTGGCCGCGCCCACCGCGCAGACCACCTTCTTCAACTTTTTGGCCTCGCACGATGGCATCGGCGTCGTGCCCGCCAGCGGCATCCTTTCCAACGACGAGGTGGATGCGCTGGTGCTGCAGGCGCTGGAGCATGGCGGCAGGGTTTCCTACAAGACCAACCCCGACGGCACCCAAAGCCCCTACGAGCTGAACATAACCCTGTTCGACATGCTCTCCAACCCGGCCAGCGCCGACCCCTACGCCATCGATCGCATGGTCTGCGCCAACGCGATTATGCTGGCGCTGCAGGGCGTGCCGGGGGTGTACGTGCATAGCCTGGTCGGCTCGCACAACAACCTGCTGGGCCTGGCCTCCACCGGTCGCGCCCGCACGATCAACCGCGAGAAGTGGAGCTACGAGGCCCTGCGCCAGCAGCTGGCCGAGCCGGGCGGGCGCGCCGCCACGGTGCTCGCGCGCATGTCGCGGCTCATCCAGGCTCGTCGTCACATGCGCGCCTTCCACCCCAACAGCCCGCAGAAGGTGCTGGCCGGCGACCCCGCTGTGTTCTCGCTGCTGCGCGGCGGCGACGACGCTGCGCCGCTGGTGCTGTGCCTGCACAACGTGTCGGCGCTGCCGCACGAGCTGTCGCTCACCGCCGCGCGGCTGGGCTTCGACGATGGCGCGTCGCTGGTGGACATGCTGGGCGGCGCGCACTATCGCCCCAGTGGCGATGGCCTGCTGCGGATCACGCTCGCGCCCTACCAGGTGTTGTGGCTGGGCGCCGAGTAG
- a CDS encoding response regulator, giving the protein MCVVRGMLYWGRSPQCSKTSEVAMWQGLVAEAQPEFRDAMRTLLESTTRTMIASIGALYAVWHVVAVLSWPVQLGGQVWLTSLVLGSASALALVQIRRRLLLAQAVWLAGLAGTISVALLAFRQPQLAYIYALLPLAAVVLIGYRAGLAMLVVVAAIVWAMGLGGDAPLPADGMLAIPVAGAVAWLLGWASSHTLATVTQWSLFSFRQSQESLAVAQEQRGQLSHMLKDLDQAYYRLERANAALVAARKRAEDAERFKAEFVTNISHELRTPLNLIVGFSEVMMTAPQSYQDVPLPGIYRRDMNAIYRSAQHLLSLVDDVLDMARIESGKIALAREQVDLGALASEALETMRDYIRAKGLALEVEIEAGLPPFWIDRVRVRQVLLNLLVNATRFTQRGAIGLQISREGDMVVVRVRDTGTGIPEPDLPKVFEAFRTTEQPMSEWHSGTGLGLPISKQFIELHQGKMGVASVLGEGSTFWFTLPCARQPQPEAVRSQAGRWVPVVPLGASEKIVVVVHDDAQVAALLQRHLDGYRVLAAPSLAEGAAMAAELHAIALVTDSSAPAPAPGLAVPHIQCPLPSSHQAALLFGARDMLVKPVSRERLLAALATIDAPIRRMLVVDDDPDMARLVQRMLATLPQPPACLVAHNGAEALALLQENEVDLVLMDLAMPGMNGHELLEQLGGRAGPARPPVIIISGQDQGYSAGRLAGQLALHQPQGWRLGQLIAGVGALLATISLGWGQEEPAAPARAAAPSAR; this is encoded by the coding sequence ATGTGCGTCGTTCGCGGGATGCTATACTGGGGCCGATCACCCCAGTGCAGCAAGACAAGCGAGGTTGCTATGTGGCAAGGGCTGGTAGCCGAAGCGCAGCCAGAGTTTCGCGACGCGATGCGCACGCTCTTGGAATCGACCACCCGCACGATGATCGCCAGCATCGGCGCACTCTACGCCGTGTGGCATGTGGTGGCCGTGCTCAGCTGGCCGGTGCAGCTGGGCGGGCAGGTCTGGCTCACCAGCCTGGTGCTGGGCAGCGCCAGCGCGCTGGCCCTGGTGCAGATCCGGCGCAGGCTGCTGCTGGCCCAGGCGGTGTGGCTGGCTGGGCTGGCGGGCACGATCAGCGTGGCGCTGCTGGCCTTCCGCCAGCCGCAGCTGGCCTACATCTACGCGCTGCTGCCCCTGGCGGCGGTGGTGCTGATCGGCTATCGGGCCGGGCTGGCCATGCTGGTCGTGGTGGCTGCCATTGTGTGGGCCATGGGCCTGGGCGGGGATGCCCCGCTGCCTGCCGATGGCATGCTGGCCATCCCCGTGGCGGGCGCGGTGGCCTGGCTGCTGGGCTGGGCCTCCTCGCACACGCTGGCCACCGTCACGCAGTGGTCGCTGTTCAGCTTCCGCCAGTCGCAGGAGAGCCTGGCGGTGGCCCAGGAGCAGCGCGGCCAGCTCTCGCATATGCTGAAAGATCTGGATCAGGCCTACTACCGGCTGGAGCGCGCCAACGCCGCGCTGGTGGCCGCCCGCAAGCGGGCCGAGGATGCCGAGCGCTTCAAGGCCGAGTTTGTCACCAACATCAGCCACGAGCTGCGCACCCCGCTCAACCTGATCGTGGGCTTCAGCGAGGTGATGATGACTGCGCCGCAGAGCTACCAGGATGTGCCGCTGCCCGGCATCTACCGCCGCGATATGAATGCGATCTACCGCAGCGCCCAGCACCTGCTGTCGCTGGTGGATGATGTGCTGGATATGGCCCGGATCGAGTCGGGGAAGATCGCGCTGGCGCGCGAGCAGGTGGATCTGGGCGCGCTGGCCAGCGAGGCGCTGGAGACCATGCGCGACTACATCCGCGCCAAGGGCCTAGCGCTGGAGGTGGAGATCGAAGCGGGCCTGCCGCCCTTCTGGATCGACCGCGTGCGGGTGCGCCAGGTGCTGCTGAACTTGCTGGTGAACGCCACACGCTTCACCCAGCGGGGCGCGATCGGCCTGCAGATCAGCCGCGAGGGCGATATGGTGGTGGTGCGGGTGCGCGACACCGGCACCGGCATCCCCGAGCCAGATCTGCCAAAGGTCTTCGAGGCCTTCCGCACCACCGAGCAGCCCATGTCCGAGTGGCACAGCGGCACGGGGCTTGGCCTGCCGATCAGCAAGCAGTTTATCGAGCTGCACCAGGGCAAGATGGGCGTGGCGAGCGTGCTTGGCGAGGGCAGCACCTTTTGGTTCACGCTGCCCTGCGCCCGCCAGCCGCAGCCCGAGGCTGTGCGCAGCCAGGCGGGGCGCTGGGTGCCGGTGGTGCCGCTGGGTGCCAGCGAGAAGATCGTGGTGGTGGTGCACGATGACGCCCAGGTGGCGGCGCTGCTGCAGCGCCACCTGGATGGCTACCGCGTGCTGGCCGCGCCCAGCTTGGCCGAGGGCGCGGCCATGGCCGCCGAGCTGCACGCTATCGCGCTTGTCACCGACAGCAGCGCGCCTGCGCCCGCGCCGGGCCTTGCGGTGCCGCACATCCAGTGCCCGCTGCCCAGCAGCCACCAGGCCGCGCTGCTGTTCGGCGCTCGCGACATGCTGGTGAAGCCGGTATCGCGCGAGCGTCTGCTGGCTGCGCTGGCCACGATCGACGCGCCCATCCGGCGCATGCTGGTGGTGGATGACGACCCCGACATGGCGCGGCTGGTGCAGCGCATGCTGGCCACGCTGCCGCAGCCCCCGGCCTGCCTGGTGGCCCACAACGGGGCCGAGGCCCTGGCTTTGCTGCAGGAAAACGAGGTCGATCTGGTGCTGATGGATCTGGCCATGCCCGGCATGAATGGGCACGAGCTGCTAGAGCAGCTGGGCGGGCGGGCGGGCCCAGCCCGCCCGCCGGTGATCATCATCTCGGGGCAGGACCAGGGCTATAGCGCGGGGCGGCTGGCTGGCCAGCTGGCGCTGCACCAGCCGCAGGGCTGGCGGCTGGGCCAGCTGATCGCGGGCGTGGGGGCGCTGCTGGCTACGATCTCGCTTGGCTGGGGGCAGGAAGAGCCAGCTGCGCCAGCGCGCGCAGCAGCGCCATCTGCGAGATAG
- a CDS encoding carbohydrate ABC transporter permease, translating into MAAQPMQPSQQALRVQRRLSRERRLSLVVTACTALLAVIFLWPFMAVLAQSFNRLDVVKNPMSIIPTAFTFELYEMIVTRYHLERYFLNTLGVVTTTTVLSTFASALAGYALAKLPFRGRNIALLLILAVMLLPTDSMLVSKFVVMRQLGLLNSYWGLVLPSIGGGAFGIFLMRQFMLQIPTEMLESGRIDGCNEFGLFLRLVLPNMKASVAVLAILSLSGSWNSVLWPQILISDENMQLIMPAIMRLRNGMSTDAYATPVTIAAAIVCALLPLGLYLYSQRFFTAALAGALKG; encoded by the coding sequence ATGGCAGCACAACCCATGCAACCGTCGCAGCAGGCGCTGCGCGTCCAGCGCAGGCTCAGCCGCGAGCGCAGGCTCAGCCTGGTGGTGACCGCCTGCACCGCGCTGCTGGCGGTGATCTTCCTGTGGCCATTCATGGCAGTTCTGGCGCAGAGCTTCAACCGGCTGGATGTGGTGAAGAACCCCATGTCGATCATCCCGACCGCGTTCACCTTCGAGCTCTACGAGATGATCGTGACGCGCTACCATCTTGAGCGCTACTTTCTGAACACGCTGGGCGTGGTCACCACCACCACGGTGCTCAGCACCTTCGCCAGCGCGCTGGCTGGCTATGCCCTGGCCAAGCTGCCGTTTCGCGGGCGGAACATCGCGCTGCTTTTGATCCTGGCGGTGATGCTGCTGCCCACCGACTCGATGCTGGTCTCGAAGTTTGTGGTGATGCGCCAGCTGGGCTTGCTGAACAGCTACTGGGGCCTGGTGCTGCCCAGCATCGGCGGCGGGGCGTTCGGCATCTTCCTGATGCGGCAGTTCATGCTGCAGATCCCCACCGAGATGCTGGAGTCGGGGCGGATCGATGGCTGCAACGAGTTCGGGCTGTTTCTGCGGCTGGTGCTGCCCAACATGAAGGCCTCGGTGGCGGTGCTGGCCATCCTGTCGCTCTCGGGCAGCTGGAACTCGGTGCTGTGGCCGCAGATCCTGATCAGCGACGAGAACATGCAGCTGATCATGCCTGCTATAATGCGCCTGCGCAACGGTATGTCGACCGACGCATATGCCACACCAGTGACGATCGCGGCTGCGATCGTGTGCGCGCTGCTGCCGCTGGGGCTGTACCTCTACAGCCAGCGGTTCTTCACGGCGGCGCTGGCGGGGGCGCTGAAGGGGTAG
- a CDS encoding carbohydrate ABC transporter substrate-binding protein, whose amino-acid sequence MARRTIDRRTFLKGVSLGGMGLVLGACGAQEQGANASTGGAQAPGSTTTQPISLWYNADNHKAEYEKRVAEINKKFNVDLKLELLTSDAQLKKLQATLMSGSGTPDICELNAEDMVKFLKGTEKAIPFLALNDVLKDNPYYPQVLESRWARYTKDGKIFGAPHDVHPMLMLYNDTAWQSFGVDLSKVTTWKEFLDACAKVDKKMPDGSARYALMDSPLDQSVPARMLEQKLWWTDDTGKSMLGDPRFKAIIEDALQFKPYYVDIDWTNQVAMMKAGQAMTELTPDWLYGIHKQGTAKDTELLKNSPMRLMRIPGIAADDPRVSTWGGTTGTVMKMSPNKELATQIMLYLYFENGEKQLEERYKSIGILPPVKSCWDGEAFHTEDPYVGGQKAGEVFIEAAGALPSYSESWTTELVKSAWREQSLLLWADQTDVDTAIANAIKSAEEQIAKNS is encoded by the coding sequence ATGGCGCGTCGAACGATCGATCGGCGGACATTTCTGAAGGGCGTGAGCCTGGGCGGTATGGGGCTGGTGCTGGGCGCGTGCGGCGCGCAGGAGCAGGGTGCCAACGCATCCACCGGCGGCGCGCAGGCACCGGGCAGCACCACCACGCAGCCCATCTCGCTCTGGTACAACGCCGACAACCATAAGGCCGAGTACGAGAAGCGGGTGGCCGAGATCAATAAGAAGTTTAACGTCGATCTCAAGCTGGAGCTGCTCACATCCGATGCCCAGCTGAAGAAGCTTCAGGCCACGCTCATGTCGGGCAGCGGCACCCCCGATATCTGCGAGCTGAACGCCGAGGACATGGTCAAGTTCCTCAAGGGCACCGAGAAGGCCATCCCCTTCCTTGCGCTCAATGATGTGCTGAAAGACAACCCCTACTACCCCCAGGTGCTGGAAAGCCGCTGGGCGCGCTACACCAAAGATGGCAAGATCTTCGGCGCGCCGCACGATGTCCACCCTATGCTGATGCTCTACAACGATACGGCCTGGCAGAGCTTTGGCGTCGATCTTTCCAAGGTGACCACATGGAAAGAGTTCCTCGACGCCTGCGCCAAGGTCGACAAGAAGATGCCCGACGGCAGCGCCCGCTACGCCCTGATGGATAGCCCGCTCGACCAGTCGGTGCCCGCGCGCATGCTTGAGCAGAAGCTCTGGTGGACCGATGATACCGGCAAGTCGATGCTCGGCGACCCGCGCTTCAAGGCGATCATCGAGGATGCGCTCCAGTTCAAGCCCTACTATGTGGATATCGACTGGACCAACCAGGTGGCGATGATGAAGGCGGGCCAGGCCATGACCGAGCTGACCCCCGACTGGCTCTACGGCATCCACAAGCAGGGCACCGCGAAAGATACCGAGCTGCTGAAGAACTCGCCCATGCGCCTGATGCGCATCCCGGGCATCGCCGCCGACGACCCGCGCGTCAGCACCTGGGGCGGCACCACCGGCACCGTGATGAAGATGTCGCCCAATAAAGAGCTGGCCACCCAGATCATGCTCTACCTCTACTTCGAGAACGGCGAGAAGCAGCTGGAGGAGCGCTACAAGTCGATCGGCATCCTGCCGCCGGTGAAATCGTGCTGGGATGGCGAGGCCTTCCATACCGAAGACCCCTACGTGGGCGGCCAGAAGGCCGGCGAGGTGTTTATCGAGGCCGCAGGCGCGCTGCCCAGCTACTCGGAGAGCTGGACGACCGAGCTGGTGAAGAGCGCGTGGCGCGAGCAGTCGCTGCTGCTCTGGGCCGACCAGACCGATGTCGATACGGCGATCGCCAATGCTATCAAGTCTGCCGAGGAGCAGATCGCCAAGAATAGCTAG